In Gigantopelta aegis isolate Gae_Host chromosome 6, Gae_host_genome, whole genome shotgun sequence, the following are encoded in one genomic region:
- the LOC121374419 gene encoding uncharacterized protein DDB_G0271670-like codes for SSSSSSSSSSSSSSSSSSSSSSSSSSSSSSSSSSNSSNSNSSSSSSSSSSSSSSSSSSSSSSSSSSSSSSSSSSSSSSSSSSSSSSSSSSSSSSSSSSSSSSSSSSSSSSSSSSSSSSSRNSSSSSSNSSSSSSSSSSSSSSSSSSSSSSSSSSSSSNSSSSSSSSSSSSSSSSSSSSSSSSSSSSSSNSSSSSSSSSSSSSSSSSSSSSSSSSSSSSSSSSSSSSSIGSSSSSSSSSSSSSSSSSSRNSSSSSSSSSSSSSSSSSSSSSSSSSSSSSSSSSSSSSSSSSSSSSSSSSSSSSSSSGSSSSSSSSSSGSSSSSSSSSSSSSSSSSSSSSSSSSSSSSSVKGNNLPNIRFIEIFEKGYGPKSTTKNPLEKMKGINASGIPPCEAELNIHMKHASFVAQMWVNADLTDIQQNPTASNGWDFYNGYYQPVSHEETQLPETLIQMKTGSSVMRALKRKT; via the exons agtagtagtagtagtagtagtagtagtagtagtagtagtagtagtagtagtagtagtagtagtagtagtagtagtagtagtagtagtagtagtagtagtagtaatagtagtaa tagtaatagtagtagtagtagtagtagtagtagtagtagtagtagtagtagtagtagtagtagtagtagtagtagtagtagtagtagtagtagta gtagtagtagtagtagtagtagtagtagtagtagtagtagtagtagtagtagtagtagtagtagtagtagtagtagtagtagtagtagtagtagtagtagtagtagtagtagtagtagtagtagtagtagtagtagtagtagtagtagtaggaatagtagtagtagtagtagtaatagtagtagtagtagtagtagtagtagtagtagtagtagtagtagtagtagtagtagtagtagtagtagtagtagtagtagtagtagtaatagtagtagtagtagtagtagtagtagtagtagtagtagtagtagtagtagtagtagtagtagtagtagtagtagtagtagtagtagtagtaata gtagtagtagtagtagtagtagtagtagtagtagtagtagtagtagtagtagtagtagtagtagtagtagtagtagtagtagtagtagtagtagtagtagtagtagtagtagtattggtagtagtagtagtagtagtagtagtagtagtagtagtagtagtagtagtagtagtaggaatagtagtagtagtagtagtagtagtagtagtagtagtagtagtagtagtagtagtagtagtagtagtagtagtagtagtagtagtagtagtagtagtagtagtagtagtagtagtagtagtagtagtagtagtagtagtagtagtagtagtagtagtagtagtagtagtggtagtagtagtagtagtagtagtagtagtagtggtagtagtagtagtagtagtagtagtagtagtagtagtagtagtagtagtagtagtagtagtagtagtagtagtagtagtagtagtagtagt GTCAAAGGTAACAATTTGCCCAATATCAGGTTTATTGAGATATTTGAAAAGGGTTATGGACCAAAGTCAACGACAAAGAATCCGTTGGAGAAGATGAAGGGCATAAATGCTAGTGGCATTCCACCATGTGAGGCAGAGCTAAACATTCATATGAAACATGCATCCTTTGTTGCACAAATGTGGGTGAATGCCGATCTCACTGATATCCAACAAAATCCAACTGCATCAAATGGTTGGGATTTTTACAATGGATATTATCAACCAGTATCCCATGAAGAAACACAACTGCCAGAAACCCTCATCCAGATGAAAACGGGATCGTCGGTGATGAGAGCATTGAAGAGGAAGACATGA